Proteins found in one Terribacillus sp. DMT04 genomic segment:
- a CDS encoding carbohydrate ABC transporter permease, with amino-acid sequence MNSRLQRNLWGYVFIGPFVIGFLCFTIIPMLASLYFSFTSYGLFDAPKWIGLDNYIKMFTEDPRYLQSLKVTVIYVLGGVPLRLAFALLVAMLLNAGSRAVGLYRTMYYLPSLIGGSVAVAIMWRNIFGDEGIVNLALGGLGLDAVRWFGEPTAALWMLIFLSIWQFGSSMLIFLAGLKSIPSSFYEAASVDGANFFQKFFQITLPMLSPVLLFNIIMQTIAAFMTFVPAFIISKGTGGPLDGTLLYSLYLFKQGFEYFNMGYASAMAWVMLLIVAALTGIIFWTSKYWVHYESEVK; translated from the coding sequence TTGAATTCACGTTTGCAACGTAATTTATGGGGTTATGTTTTTATCGGTCCATTCGTTATTGGCTTTTTATGCTTTACGATTATTCCTATGCTGGCTTCCTTATATTTCTCGTTTACAAGTTATGGTCTGTTTGATGCGCCGAAATGGATAGGATTAGATAACTATATAAAAATGTTCACAGAGGACCCGCGTTATCTGCAGTCATTGAAGGTAACGGTCATTTACGTACTAGGCGGTGTACCTTTAAGATTGGCATTTGCGTTACTTGTTGCCATGCTGCTAAATGCTGGATCAAGAGCAGTTGGTTTGTACCGGACTATGTATTATCTGCCTTCCTTAATCGGCGGAAGTGTAGCGGTTGCAATCATGTGGCGTAATATCTTTGGTGATGAAGGAATCGTGAACTTAGCTTTAGGTGGTCTTGGTTTGGATGCTGTTCGCTGGTTTGGAGAGCCGACAGCTGCTTTATGGATGTTGATTTTCTTGTCTATATGGCAATTTGGATCATCGATGCTGATCTTCCTGGCTGGATTAAAATCCATTCCGTCCAGTTTTTATGAAGCAGCTAGTGTAGATGGAGCAAACTTCTTCCAAAAATTCTTCCAGATTACCTTGCCAATGTTAAGCCCGGTTTTGCTTTTCAACATCATCATGCAGACTATTGCTGCATTTATGACATTTGTACCGGCATTTATTATCTCCAAAGGCACAGGCGGCCCGCTGGATGGTACGCTGCTGTACTCCCTGTATCTTTTCAAACAAGGGTTTGAGTACTTCAACATGGGATATGCTTCCGCGATGGCGTGGGTAATGCTGCTGATTGTAGCTGCTTTGACAGGGATTATATTCTGGACGTCCAAGTACTGGGTGCATTATGAGTCGGAGGTGAAGTAG
- the racE gene encoding glutamate racemase, with amino-acid sequence MDYPIGVIDSGVGGLTVARELMRQLPKENLIYVGDTLRCPYGPRPEEEVVEFTWDMVNFLLEKNIKMLVIACNTATAFTLEELKQKLDIPVVGVIEPGARAAIKTTNTNHIGVLGTEGTIRSHAYRKALKNINSELEIEGLACPTFVPMVEKGVISGPLAHQVVQEALKPLENWKQMDTLILGCTHYPLIKSVIEDVVGDQVEVISSGDETAREVSAILGFKRKLYEGTRPVSHQFYATGDTHLFMKIANMWLQRPVTEVGRIKFG; translated from the coding sequence GTGGATTATCCAATAGGGGTCATCGATTCAGGAGTAGGGGGACTGACGGTTGCCAGAGAATTAATGCGGCAGCTGCCAAAAGAGAACCTTATTTACGTAGGTGATACGCTGCGCTGCCCATATGGTCCGCGGCCAGAAGAGGAAGTTGTGGAATTTACTTGGGATATGGTAAATTTCCTCCTGGAGAAGAATATTAAAATGCTTGTGATTGCTTGTAACACGGCGACAGCTTTTACTTTAGAAGAACTGAAGCAAAAGCTGGACATACCAGTTGTCGGTGTTATTGAACCAGGCGCACGGGCAGCAATCAAAACAACGAACACCAATCATATAGGCGTACTAGGTACAGAAGGCACGATTCGCAGCCATGCGTACCGTAAGGCGCTTAAAAATATCAATAGTGAGCTGGAGATTGAAGGACTTGCTTGTCCGACATTTGTGCCGATGGTGGAAAAAGGCGTCATTTCTGGGCCTCTTGCACACCAGGTTGTCCAAGAGGCGTTAAAGCCGTTAGAGAATTGGAAACAGATGGACACGCTCATTCTCGGCTGCACGCATTACCCGCTCATCAAATCAGTCATTGAGGACGTGGTCGGGGATCAAGTAGAAGTTATTAGTTCTGGAGATGAAACAGCAAGGGAAGTAAGTGCCATTCTCGGTTTCAAACGAAAACTATATGAAGGAACGCGTCCTGTTTCCCATCAATTTTATGCAACAGGTGATACACATCTGTTTATGAAAATCGCAAACATGTGGCTGCAGCGGCCAGTTACGGAAGTAGGCAGAATTAAATTCGGCTAA
- a CDS encoding carbohydrate ABC transporter permease, protein MANSKVKYLLYHILVGGFAILLLYPVIWLLVSSFKESKDIFVTAGSLIPNPFTLVNYPQGWEGFGGYGFGTFIKNTIVFVFWMLVGHLISCSLIAFGFARLKFVGRGFWFAIMLVTLMLPYEVVMIPQYIIFSELGWLNSLKPLVVPAFFGHPFFIFLLVQFIRTIPRELDEAATIDGANTFQIFYKVILPLIVPALATTAIFTFYWTWDNLLGPVLYLNSPEKYTVSMALNMFLSNETVSNWGAMFAMSMVTLVPVFVIFFIFQRYVVEGISTTGLKG, encoded by the coding sequence TTGGCTAATTCAAAAGTTAAATATCTTCTTTATCATATTTTAGTCGGAGGCTTTGCAATCCTGCTGCTGTATCCGGTGATCTGGCTGTTAGTCAGTTCATTTAAGGAAAGTAAAGATATATTTGTCACGGCAGGTTCGCTTATTCCGAATCCATTCACGCTTGTCAATTACCCGCAAGGATGGGAAGGGTTTGGCGGATACGGGTTTGGGACATTCATTAAAAATACGATTGTATTTGTTTTCTGGATGCTTGTTGGTCATTTGATATCTTGTTCATTAATTGCTTTCGGATTTGCCAGATTAAAGTTTGTTGGCCGTGGATTTTGGTTTGCCATTATGCTGGTGACATTGATGCTTCCTTACGAGGTAGTCATGATCCCGCAGTACATCATTTTCTCAGAACTAGGCTGGCTTAACTCACTGAAACCGCTTGTTGTTCCAGCTTTCTTTGGACACCCATTCTTCATCTTCTTGCTCGTTCAATTTATTCGAACGATACCGAGGGAGCTGGATGAAGCTGCGACAATTGATGGCGCTAACACATTCCAAATCTTTTATAAAGTAATTCTGCCGCTGATTGTACCTGCATTAGCAACGACGGCAATCTTCACATTCTATTGGACATGGGATAACTTGCTTGGACCGGTACTGTATTTAAATAGTCCGGAAAAGTACACCGTTTCGATGGCACTGAACATGTTCCTAAGTAATGAGACAGTCTCCAACTGGGGAGCGATGTTTGCCATGTCGATGGTTACACTTGTCCCGGTATTTGTCATCTTCTTCATCTTCCAGCGTTATGTTGTAGAAGGTATCAGTACAACTGGTCTAAAAGGCTAG
- a CDS encoding YesL family protein, whose amino-acid sequence MAAINKGLEWVTRMAYVNILWLLFLLPGLVLFGFFPATTALLHVMQQWLQGKTDFPIFQTFLTTYKKEFLNSNKLGYIFVLLGYILYLDFLFLTSAANGAALYLTIPYLVLTCLVGLTSLYAFPMLVRYEMNPMQIVKRAFFMIMLNPGQTFQMCVAVGGISAILWYFQGLALFFSFSILALIIMMPAVRAFERTEQKATKLLAKRA is encoded by the coding sequence ATGGCTGCAATTAATAAAGGGTTGGAGTGGGTTACGAGAATGGCTTATGTGAACATTCTCTGGCTGCTCTTCTTATTACCAGGGCTGGTACTGTTTGGGTTCTTCCCGGCTACTACAGCTCTCCTGCATGTGATGCAGCAATGGCTGCAAGGAAAAACAGACTTTCCGATATTTCAAACTTTCCTGACCACATATAAAAAAGAGTTTTTAAACAGCAATAAACTGGGATATATTTTTGTTTTATTAGGATATATCCTTTACCTGGATTTTCTTTTCTTAACTTCAGCTGCAAATGGCGCCGCATTATATCTCACGATTCCTTATCTAGTTCTTACATGCCTCGTTGGACTGACAAGTTTATATGCATTTCCGATGCTCGTTCGGTATGAAATGAACCCGATGCAAATTGTCAAGCGTGCTTTCTTTATGATAATGCTCAATCCTGGCCAAACCTTTCAAATGTGTGTAGCAGTTGGGGGTATAAGTGCAATTCTGTGGTACTTCCAAGGGCTGGCTTTGTTTTTCAGTTTCAGTATTCTGGCCCTGATTATCATGATGCCAGCTGTAAGAGCATTTGAAAGAACAGAGCAAAAAGCAACCAAATTACTGGCTAAACGAGCCTGA
- a CDS encoding Gfo/Idh/MocA family protein, giving the protein MKKYALVGTGGRAEFYYGAMAKDFKDTCKLVAFCDSNQTRMDYANQLLQGKYQHPSIPLYHAADFKKMILQEKPDVVMVTTIDRTHHTYIIQALELGCDVITEKPMTIDEHKCQEILNTIQQTGREVRVTFNYRYAPHNTKIKELISSGIIGQVNAVHFEWALDTKHGADYFRRWHRDKRNSGGLLVHKSTHHFDLVNFWLDTIPERVYAVGDLLFYGRENAEQRGVTNFYQRAHQSELAKDDPFAIDLANNAHLKAMYLDAEKEDGYQRDQSVFGDGISIEDTLGVLVNYKNKSILTYSLNAYLPWEGFQVSFNGTKGRIDARIIEKSYVNSGGNKAEEGQLEQLSIVVSPMFDTPYEVEVQTKAGGHGGGDTALLEDLFGNPQPDVFKRAASHVDGAMSIMTGIAGNHSLKTGNAVLIKDLINL; this is encoded by the coding sequence ATGAAAAAATATGCACTCGTTGGCACAGGTGGCCGGGCAGAATTTTATTACGGCGCGATGGCGAAAGATTTCAAAGACACATGTAAATTGGTAGCTTTCTGTGACTCAAATCAGACACGGATGGATTATGCAAATCAGCTTTTGCAGGGGAAATATCAGCATCCCAGTATTCCTTTGTATCATGCTGCAGATTTTAAAAAGATGATTCTGCAGGAAAAGCCGGATGTCGTAATGGTCACAACGATTGATCGTACACATCATACGTATATCATACAGGCGCTGGAACTTGGCTGTGACGTAATAACTGAAAAACCGATGACAATTGACGAACACAAATGCCAAGAGATTTTAAATACTATTCAGCAGACTGGAAGAGAAGTGCGCGTTACATTTAATTACCGATACGCACCGCATAATACAAAAATCAAAGAGCTTATCAGCTCAGGCATCATTGGCCAAGTGAATGCTGTGCATTTTGAATGGGCGCTTGATACAAAGCATGGAGCTGATTATTTCCGCAGGTGGCACCGAGATAAACGAAACAGCGGTGGTCTGCTGGTGCATAAGTCCACGCATCATTTTGACTTGGTTAACTTCTGGCTGGATACAATCCCGGAGCGTGTGTATGCGGTCGGTGATCTGCTTTTTTACGGCAGAGAAAATGCCGAGCAAAGGGGCGTAACAAACTTTTACCAGCGCGCTCATCAGAGTGAACTGGCGAAAGATGATCCATTCGCGATAGACTTGGCAAACAATGCGCATTTAAAAGCGATGTATCTGGATGCTGAAAAAGAAGATGGCTATCAAAGAGATCAAAGTGTTTTTGGAGATGGCATAAGTATTGAGGATACTTTAGGCGTGCTGGTGAATTATAAAAACAAAAGCATTCTGACGTACTCCTTGAACGCTTACTTGCCTTGGGAAGGTTTTCAAGTCTCTTTTAATGGTACTAAAGGAAGAATTGATGCGCGTATTATTGAAAAGTCTTATGTGAATTCGGGAGGAAACAAAGCCGAAGAAGGTCAGCTGGAGCAGTTGTCCATCGTCGTTAGTCCCATGTTTGATACGCCTTACGAGGTTGAAGTGCAAACGAAAGCAGGCGGGCATGGAGGGGGCGACACAGCTTTGCTGGAAGATTTGTTTGGCAATCCGCAGCCGGATGTGTTCAAGCGAGCAGCATCGCATGTGGATGGTGCGATGAGCATTATGACTGGCATCGCAGGAAATCATTCCTTGAAAACAGGCAACGCCGTTCTTATAAAAGACTTAATCAATCTATAA
- a CDS encoding metallophosphoesterase: MKLLITSDSHGLTSEVALLKQRHEEEVIGSIHCGDSELPFDAPEMAGYYRVAGNCDFDRAYPEVEQLTVDDLPILITHGHLYGVKASLRSLEQLAMEKDAKIVCYGHSHVARADVINGRLYINPGSIRLPKQSPHPTYCMLSYEDKIATVRFHTMDGKEVQELEKSVSFS, encoded by the coding sequence ATGAAGCTATTAATCACAAGTGATAGTCATGGGCTTACATCAGAAGTAGCATTGCTGAAACAGCGTCATGAAGAGGAAGTTATCGGAAGTATCCACTGTGGTGATTCGGAGCTGCCTTTTGACGCGCCGGAAATGGCAGGGTATTACCGTGTTGCAGGTAATTGTGATTTTGACAGAGCATATCCCGAAGTAGAGCAGCTAACTGTTGATGACTTACCAATCTTGATCACACACGGTCATCTATATGGGGTAAAAGCCAGCCTGCGTTCTTTGGAGCAGCTGGCGATGGAAAAGGATGCGAAGATAGTTTGCTACGGACATTCCCATGTGGCGAGAGCTGATGTGATCAATGGCCGGCTTTACATCAATCCTGGAAGCATCCGCCTGCCAAAGCAATCGCCGCACCCGACTTATTGTATGTTGTCCTACGAAGACAAAATTGCGACTGTCCGTTTTCACACAATGGATGGAAAAGAAGTGCAGGAACTGGAGAAATCTGTCTCGTTCAGCTGA
- a CDS encoding DUF420 domain-containing protein, with protein MNESDFGYKPNHKKRNYRPLVIWLTIIIDGLVVVLSGLPPVEDFDLFDVHILPMLNAIFNSFTFIFLLLALIFIMKKKIIWHKRFIYAAFITTTLFLVSYVSYHYLAGDSSFGGEGIIRPIYFFILITHIVLAAVIVPLALASITRAWNMDVPKHRKIARWTMPLWLYVSLTGVIVYLMIRPYY; from the coding sequence ATGAATGAATCCGATTTCGGTTATAAACCAAATCATAAAAAACGCAATTATCGTCCGCTTGTCATTTGGCTGACTATCATTATTGATGGATTGGTTGTTGTATTAAGCGGCTTACCGCCTGTCGAAGATTTTGATTTATTCGACGTTCACATCCTGCCAATGCTAAACGCAATATTCAACAGCTTTACGTTCATCTTCCTGCTGTTGGCATTAATCTTCATCATGAAGAAGAAAATAATATGGCATAAGCGCTTCATCTACGCAGCGTTTATCACAACCACATTATTTTTAGTGTCTTATGTGTCTTATCACTACTTAGCGGGAGATTCATCCTTCGGCGGGGAAGGTATCATTCGTCCTATTTATTTCTTTATCTTAATTACGCATATCGTGCTGGCAGCAGTCATCGTACCGTTAGCTCTTGCATCGATCACGCGTGCCTGGAACATGGACGTGCCAAAACACCGCAAGATTGCTCGCTGGACAATGCCATTATGGCTTTATGTCAGTCTAACAGGTGTCATCGTTTACCTAATGATCCGCCCGTATTATTAA
- a CDS encoding GerMN domain-containing protein, which yields MNKKIAGLFTSVIGLSILLAGCSLKGEQAIDEVDVPQDTTYVDKLEESALEPGATDASPAEGETPVEGESAGSEEAPAEGEEPAEGEEKQPEDETNKGEVAESATAKRQLFLMDANNMVVPMTFELPQTNEVAKETLEYLVKDGPVTDMLPNGFQAVLPAGTTINGIDAKKDGTLVVDFSKEFNEYQAANEKKILESITYTLTQFENVKNVSVRVEGQELAKMPVDGTPIGKSLSRADGINLMDNGITTVDSKSVTLYFPAEAVDGAAYEVPVTERISSNAENSYEAVVKSLIDGPAMDSSLSNVFNTGSALTSEPTLKDGVLNLEFNKEVLSNADEAAISDQLMETLVMSLTEMADVEAVNVKIEGVEEVFNEQGEAYAEPVTREQYVPAEKL from the coding sequence ATGAATAAGAAAATAGCAGGTCTTTTCACTAGCGTAATAGGCCTTTCCATTTTACTGGCCGGATGTTCACTAAAAGGAGAGCAAGCAATCGATGAAGTAGATGTGCCGCAGGATACCACATATGTGGACAAGCTGGAAGAAAGTGCACTTGAGCCAGGCGCAACTGACGCATCGCCAGCAGAGGGAGAAACACCTGTTGAAGGTGAATCCGCAGGAAGTGAAGAAGCACCTGCTGAAGGCGAAGAACCAGCAGAAGGTGAAGAAAAGCAGCCTGAAGATGAAACGAACAAAGGAGAAGTCGCTGAATCTGCTACTGCCAAACGTCAGCTATTCCTGATGGATGCGAATAACATGGTAGTACCGATGACGTTTGAATTGCCGCAAACAAATGAAGTAGCCAAAGAAACATTGGAATACCTTGTCAAAGACGGTCCTGTAACGGACATGCTTCCAAACGGATTCCAGGCTGTATTGCCGGCAGGTACAACGATCAACGGCATTGATGCCAAAAAAGACGGCACATTAGTAGTCGACTTCTCAAAAGAATTCAATGAATACCAAGCAGCAAACGAGAAGAAAATTCTCGAGTCGATTACGTACACACTCACGCAGTTTGAAAATGTAAAAAATGTGTCTGTCCGTGTAGAAGGACAAGAATTGGCGAAAATGCCAGTCGATGGTACGCCAATCGGCAAGAGCTTATCTCGTGCTGATGGTATTAACTTGATGGACAACGGTATTACAACAGTTGATAGTAAATCTGTGACACTATACTTCCCAGCAGAAGCAGTCGATGGAGCAGCTTATGAAGTGCCAGTCACAGAGCGTATTAGCAGCAACGCAGAAAATAGTTACGAAGCAGTAGTTAAATCCTTGATTGACGGTCCTGCGATGGACAGCAGCCTATCCAACGTATTTAACACTGGCTCTGCTTTAACATCTGAACCAACGTTGAAAGATGGCGTACTGAATCTCGAATTCAACAAAGAAGTGCTGAGCAACGCAGACGAAGCAGCCATCTCTGATCAGCTGATGGAAACGCTAGTAATGAGCTTAACGGAAATGGCAGATGTGGAAGCAGTAAACGTGAAAATAGAAGGCGTGGAAGAAGTGTTCAATGAACAAGGCGAAGCATACGCAGAGCCAGTGACAAGAGAACAATACGTACCAGCCGAAAAATTATAA
- a CDS encoding MarR family winged helix-turn-helix transcriptional regulator produces the protein MYDTLTAERIAAIEKELRHIAVIIKQKGREILLQYPITAPQFVALQWLADKGDLTTGELSQTIKLAISTTTDIVDRLEKNELVKRVRDEKDRRIVRVHILEKGEQIITEVIKKRQAYLGHLLETFSPDEADQLQLLLHKLHGKMNDYEQLEAKTEKKKRR, from the coding sequence GTGTACGACACATTGACAGCCGAACGAATTGCAGCCATTGAGAAGGAATTGCGGCATATTGCTGTGATTATTAAGCAAAAAGGACGAGAGATTTTGCTGCAGTATCCAATTACAGCACCGCAATTCGTCGCGCTGCAATGGCTGGCAGACAAAGGCGATTTAACGACAGGGGAACTATCTCAAACAATTAAGCTGGCCATTAGTACGACGACAGATATCGTGGATCGGCTGGAGAAAAACGAACTGGTAAAGCGTGTGCGTGATGAAAAGGACCGGCGCATCGTGCGTGTGCATATCCTGGAAAAGGGAGAGCAAATCATTACGGAAGTGATCAAGAAACGACAAGCTTATCTCGGACATCTGCTGGAAACTTTTTCGCCGGATGAAGCAGATCAGCTGCAGTTGCTCTTACATAAGTTACACGGTAAAATGAATGATTACGAACAGCTAGAGGCTAAAACAGAGAAGAAAAAGAGGAGATAA
- a CDS encoding ABC transporter substrate-binding protein: MRRKSVLVAWGLILVLLLAACSGGGSSSSGGSGSEDGKVTLRMAWWGDQPRNDYTAKVIEMYEEQNPDVNIEAEYASWDDYWQKLSPQAAANELPDIVQMDVSYLAQYAQGNKLADLTPYLGEQIDTSNMTEDYVNGGKINDGIYGMNTGVNAVGFHYNPDLLEEIGLDREIPEEWTWEDYQSMSDKAAAKGIYFDTHLKPDVFFDYYLRSNGARLYAEDGSGLGYKDDQLFVDYFDMIAKQVEKGSTPTPDVLAQITGIEDDPVVKGEGVGIFQWSNQFVGLKQVAEKPLEIAPMPGPGTSDGLYLKPGMFFSVSQNSEHKEAAADFLNFFMNDIEANKLILGDRGVPGSSEVKEALMSEVSEAQAQVFEYVAWAEQNSSPMGAPDPAGAGEVIELLDTISEQISYGQVTPEEAAKSFRSQAEGMLGQ; the protein is encoded by the coding sequence ATGAGAAGAAAGTCTGTATTGGTTGCATGGGGTTTGATCTTGGTTTTGCTGCTTGCTGCTTGTAGTGGCGGAGGCAGCAGTTCGAGTGGTGGTTCTGGTTCAGAAGATGGCAAGGTGACGCTGCGGATGGCTTGGTGGGGTGATCAGCCGCGAAATGATTATACGGCTAAAGTTATTGAGATGTATGAAGAGCAAAATCCTGATGTAAATATTGAAGCAGAGTATGCGAGCTGGGATGACTATTGGCAGAAGCTTTCTCCTCAGGCTGCCGCAAATGAACTGCCGGATATCGTGCAGATGGATGTGTCTTATCTAGCGCAATATGCACAAGGCAATAAATTGGCCGATCTGACACCTTATCTTGGTGAGCAGATTGATACGAGCAACATGACCGAAGACTACGTGAATGGCGGAAAGATAAATGATGGGATTTATGGTATGAATACGGGTGTAAACGCCGTTGGGTTCCATTATAATCCGGACTTATTAGAAGAAATAGGACTTGATCGTGAAATTCCAGAAGAATGGACATGGGAGGATTACCAGTCCATGTCTGATAAAGCAGCTGCGAAAGGTATTTACTTTGACACACACTTAAAACCAGATGTGTTCTTTGATTATTATCTTCGCAGTAATGGTGCTCGTTTGTATGCGGAAGATGGCAGCGGTCTTGGCTACAAAGATGATCAGTTGTTCGTCGATTATTTCGACATGATAGCCAAGCAAGTAGAAAAAGGTTCTACGCCAACACCTGATGTACTTGCGCAGATAACAGGCATTGAAGATGATCCAGTTGTAAAAGGAGAAGGCGTTGGGATTTTCCAATGGTCCAACCAGTTTGTCGGTTTGAAGCAGGTGGCAGAGAAGCCGCTTGAAATCGCGCCAATGCCGGGACCGGGTACATCAGATGGCTTGTACTTAAAGCCGGGTATGTTCTTCTCTGTTTCACAAAACTCCGAACATAAAGAAGCTGCTGCTGATTTCTTGAACTTCTTTATGAATGACATTGAAGCGAACAAATTAATTCTAGGTGACCGTGGTGTGCCGGGCTCATCGGAGGTTAAAGAAGCATTGATGAGTGAAGTGTCGGAAGCGCAGGCACAAGTATTTGAATACGTAGCTTGGGCGGAACAGAATAGTTCGCCGATGGGAGCACCGGATCCTGCAGGTGCTGGTGAGGTGATCGAGCTGTTAGACACAATTTCTGAACAAATCAGCTATGGTCAGGTTACACCGGAAGAAGCAGCAAAAAGCTTCCGCAGCCAAGCAGAAGGTATGCTCGGGCAATAG
- a CDS encoding XTP/dITP diphosphatase, translating to MNKIIIATKNAGKLKEFKAFFEQYDMTAYGLDELDKQFDDVEETGTTFEENAALKAETIAGFLQVPVLADDSGLEIDALDGRPGVYSARYAGEAKSDQANMDKVLEELQGVPTVERTARFVCVLAVSQPGKETFYARGHVEGIITEAPQGEHGFGYDPVFQPEGYEKTMAQLDPAEKNQISHRKQAMVHLEKWLNEQAK from the coding sequence ATGAATAAAATAATTATCGCAACAAAAAACGCTGGAAAGCTAAAAGAATTTAAAGCATTCTTCGAGCAATATGATATGACAGCATATGGTCTCGACGAATTAGACAAGCAATTTGATGATGTTGAAGAAACTGGGACAACTTTTGAGGAGAACGCAGCCTTAAAGGCAGAAACGATAGCGGGCTTTTTGCAAGTCCCAGTTCTTGCCGATGATTCTGGTTTGGAAATTGATGCTTTAGATGGTCGCCCGGGTGTTTATTCTGCTCGTTATGCTGGAGAAGCTAAGAGTGATCAAGCGAATATGGACAAAGTACTGGAAGAGCTCCAAGGTGTTCCAACCGTCGAACGCACAGCGCGTTTTGTCTGTGTACTTGCTGTTTCACAGCCTGGTAAAGAAACGTTCTACGCGCGAGGACATGTGGAAGGTATCATAACCGAAGCGCCACAAGGTGAACATGGTTTCGGTTATGACCCAGTCTTCCAGCCAGAAGGCTATGAGAAAACGATGGCGCAGTTAGATCCGGCTGAGAAAAACCAAATTAGCCATCGTAAACAAGCGATGGTCCATTTGGAAAAGTGGCTGAATGAACAAGCGAAGTGA
- a CDS encoding DUF3784 domain-containing protein — translation MGFLIFLLYISSIVSFLLGYAYLNDKAEDLLMWSFTDKLEKVTDKDGYKKQQGTYSIVMGIIFFLVPVSIFTIEKFAINPKFLYGWIVVLAIVSISNAILIRKYFR, via the coding sequence ATGGGATTTTTAATATTTTTACTATACATTAGTTCTATTGTAAGTTTCTTGTTGGGTTATGCGTATTTGAATGATAAAGCTGAAGATTTACTAATGTGGAGTTTTACAGACAAACTTGAGAAAGTAACGGACAAAGATGGATATAAAAAACAACAAGGGACCTATTCAATTGTAATGGGCATTATATTTTTTTTAGTTCCTGTTTCCATATTTACAATTGAAAAGTTTGCTATTAATCCTAAATTTCTATATGGATGGATAGTTGTTTTAGCGATTGTTTCTATATCAAATGCTATTTTGATTAGAAAGTATTTTAGATAG
- a CDS encoding SDR family NAD(P)-dependent oxidoreductase: MEKTAVISGGASGIGKAAARKLAKAGFRICLLDVNKAKLQAVQEEMEAQGDTVLAIPCDMAAYNQVEAAVEKVMQHYGRIDVVFANAGIVGETSSIESMSIDNWSQVLSINLNGTFYLVKAVIPYLKQHGGSVIITSSVSGNRVFSQAGFTAYSTSKAAQATFAKMAALELAQYHIRVNVICPGGVETDFKQSIKPSADLEEVEVPVTFPEGSKPLDHRSGKPEEVANLVKFLASDESSHITGTEIYIDGAESLLIG; the protein is encoded by the coding sequence GTGGAAAAAACGGCCGTCATCTCTGGCGGAGCATCGGGAATCGGCAAGGCTGCTGCACGTAAGCTGGCCAAAGCAGGTTTCCGTATTTGCTTACTGGATGTTAATAAAGCAAAATTACAAGCAGTTCAAGAAGAAATGGAAGCTCAAGGCGATACTGTATTGGCAATTCCTTGTGATATGGCGGCGTATAATCAAGTAGAGGCGGCGGTAGAAAAAGTGATGCAGCATTACGGCAGGATTGATGTGGTATTTGCTAACGCCGGCATTGTCGGTGAAACCTCCTCAATAGAGTCAATGAGCATTGATAATTGGAGCCAGGTGCTCAGCATTAACTTAAATGGGACATTCTATCTTGTTAAGGCAGTCATTCCTTATCTAAAGCAGCATGGCGGCAGCGTTATTATCACTAGTTCAGTGAGTGGCAACCGTGTCTTTTCACAAGCAGGTTTCACAGCTTACTCTACTTCCAAAGCAGCGCAGGCAACATTTGCTAAAATGGCTGCATTGGAGCTGGCGCAATATCACATTCGTGTAAACGTCATCTGTCCGGGCGGCGTTGAAACTGATTTTAAACAATCGATAAAACCATCAGCGGATTTAGAAGAAGTAGAAGTGCCTGTCACATTCCCTGAAGGCAGCAAGCCATTGGATCATCGATCAGGAAAGCCGGAAGAAGTAGCTAACTTAGTGAAATTTTTGGCCTCGGATGAATCAAGTCATATTACAGGTACAGAAATCTATATTGATGGAGCGGAATCGCTGCTGATAGGGTAG